A genomic window from Solanum stenotomum isolate F172 chromosome 10, ASM1918654v1, whole genome shotgun sequence includes:
- the LOC125843345 gene encoding F-box protein At5g46170-like, translating to MGSSKSDLRSTIYPEPVDHFDQLPDPVLLLIFNKIGDVKTLGRCCGVCSRFHSLVPQVDNVVVRVDCVISDDDDASSSSSSSSSSSAASSDKSRHPISSLFRLVFLGLVKPFQSLTQLISISSRRCTASSSLVDDDFEQNSVTHHSPTQVLKNFDEIKLLRIELPSGELGIDEGALLKWRADFGSTLDNCVILGASSVIQPVSIGDLVEEQCGIGSNSNSLGDGNGETDNGSIPESFYTNGGLKLRVVWTISSLIAASARHYLLQPIIAEHKKLESLVLTDVDGQGVLCMNREQLEELRMKPLSASSASKRTMVPALNMRLWYAPHLELPDGTVLKGATLVAIRPSEQPKKEVVGPDGNWVAAAFEEPYGTAARMLVKRRTYCLEMNSF from the coding sequence ATGGGTTCATCCAAGTCAGATCTGAGGTCAACGATCTACCCAGAACCTGTTGACCACTTCGACCAGCTACCTGATCCAGTTCTTCTCTTGATTTTCAACAAGATCGGTGATGTTAAAACTCTAGGAAGATGTTGTGGAGTTTGTAGCAGGTTTCATTCACTTGTTCCTCAAGTTGATAACGTTGTTGTTCGTGTTGATTGTGTTATctctgatgatgatgatgcatcgtcgtcatcttcttcttcttcttcatcttctgcTGCCTCTTCTGATAAGTCACGTCACCCCATTTCTTCCCTTTTTCGACTTGTATTCCTTGGTCTTGTTAAACCCTTTCAATCCCTTACTCAGTTGATCTCCATTTCTTCAAGGCGATGTACTGCTTCATCCTCTCTTGTTGATGATGATTTTGAGCAAAATTCCGTTACCCATCACTCCCCTACACAGGTTTTGAagaattttgatgaaattaagTTGCTTAGGATTGAGTTGCCTAGTGGGGAATTGGGTATTGATGAAGGTGCTTTGCTCAAGTGGAGAGCTGATTTTGGTTCTACTCTTGATAATTGTGTTATTCTTGGGGCGTCTTCGGTGATTCAACCGGTAAGTATTGGTGATTTAGTCGAGGAACAGTGTGGAATTGGAAGTAACAGTAATAGTTTGGGTGATGGTAATGGAGAAACAGATAATGGGAGCATACCTGAGTCGTTTTACACTAATGGGGGTTTGAAGTTGCGTGTTGTGTGGACGATTAGTTCTTTGATAGCAGCTTCTGCAAGGCATTATCTGCTGCAGCCAATTATAGCAGAGCATAAGAAGCTTGAGAGTTTGGTTTTGACGGATGTTGATGGGCAAGGAGTATTGTGTATGAACAGGGAGCAGCTGGAGGAGTTGAGAATGAAGCCTCTTTCAGCTTCATCGGCCTCGAAAAGGACAATGGTGCCAGCACTGAACATGAGGCTGTGGTACGCCCCACATTTAGAGTTACCTGATGGGACAGTGCTTAAAGGGGCGACATTGGTAGCAATTAGGCCTAGTGAGCAACCTAAGAAAGAGGTGGTTGGGCCAGATGGGAATTGGGTGGCAGCAGCATTTGAGGAGCCCTATGGGACGGCTGCAAGGATGTTAGTTAAGAGGAGGACTTATTGTTTGGAGATGAACTCGTTCTGA